The following proteins come from a genomic window of Acinetobacter baumannii:
- the rpmB gene encoding 50S ribosomal protein L28, producing the protein MSKVCQVTGKRPVVGNNVSHANNKTKRRFEPNLHHHRFWLESEKRFVRLRLTTKGMRIIDKLGIEKVVADLRAQGQKI; encoded by the coding sequence ATGTCTAAGGTTTGCCAAGTTACCGGCAAGCGTCCAGTCGTTGGTAACAACGTCTCACACGCCAACAACAAAACCAAGCGCCGGTTCGAGCCGAACCTGCACCACCACCGTTTCTGGTTAGAAAGCGAAAAACGTTTTGTACGTCTTCGTTTAACCACTAAAGGTATGCGTATTATTGACAAATTGGGTATCGAAAAGGTTGTTGCAGACCTTCGTGCTCAAGGTCAAAAGATCTAA
- a CDS encoding coniferyl aldehyde dehydrogenase has protein sequence MNSQTKTNPETQVPYDVKHLHDLLEQQKIAYLRHPVPTAKERIDRLARLKRVLVKYQDQIAEAINLDYGNRAIMETKIGELLTCLEQIKYYSKNLTGWMKPSKRHISVLHQPAKGWVQYQPMGVIGIITPWNYPLLLSVGPLICALAAGNHAMIKISSASPNFGQVLENALSEAFPQELVAVVNGGGVISDAFSHLPFDKMIFTGSTSVGKTVMAAAAQNLVPVILELGGKSPALVHASVDMKDVAQRIAVGKLWNAGQTCVAPDHIFLPRGKTAEFIENFKLIVAGMYPHFRNNQDYTSIINDKQYNRIQGYLENARDQGARIIEINPQNEILDDVRKIAPTLVTGVTTAMDIMQNEIFGPVLPILEYDQIEEVIEFINSRPRPLAMYYFDYDQARADYISQHTHSGHFGINMVITHVAQDDLPFGGIGASGMGKYHGPEGFFGLSHERSVMSNPKLYSLKYILPPFNKPIHRFISKTLLR, from the coding sequence ATGAACAGTCAAACAAAAACAAATCCAGAGACTCAGGTTCCTTATGATGTTAAGCATTTACATGATTTGCTTGAGCAGCAAAAGATTGCCTACTTACGTCATCCGGTACCCACTGCTAAAGAGCGTATTGATCGTTTAGCTCGTCTTAAAAGAGTCTTGGTAAAATATCAAGATCAGATTGCCGAAGCAATTAACCTTGATTATGGCAATCGTGCCATTATGGAAACCAAAATTGGTGAGTTACTTACCTGTCTTGAACAAATCAAGTATTACAGTAAGAACCTGACCGGATGGATGAAACCATCAAAACGCCATATCAGTGTATTACATCAGCCAGCAAAAGGTTGGGTACAATATCAACCAATGGGTGTTATTGGCATTATTACACCTTGGAACTATCCATTACTACTTTCCGTTGGCCCACTCATCTGTGCTTTGGCGGCTGGTAACCATGCCATGATCAAAATTTCGAGTGCTTCTCCAAATTTTGGACAGGTTCTTGAAAATGCTCTTTCTGAAGCTTTTCCACAAGAATTGGTTGCTGTGGTTAATGGCGGTGGTGTGATCTCTGATGCGTTTAGTCACCTGCCTTTTGACAAAATGATTTTCACAGGCTCGACTTCTGTCGGTAAAACAGTCATGGCGGCTGCAGCTCAAAACCTTGTGCCAGTCATTCTTGAGTTGGGTGGTAAATCTCCTGCGCTTGTACATGCTTCCGTAGACATGAAAGATGTCGCACAGCGTATTGCTGTGGGTAAATTATGGAATGCAGGCCAAACTTGCGTTGCGCCAGACCATATTTTCTTGCCGCGTGGTAAAACTGCCGAGTTCATTGAAAACTTTAAATTGATTGTGGCTGGAATGTATCCTCATTTTCGTAACAATCAAGACTACACTTCTATTATTAATGATAAGCAGTACAACCGTATTCAGGGTTATCTAGAAAATGCCCGTGATCAGGGTGCTCGTATTATTGAAATTAATCCTCAAAATGAAATTTTAGATGATGTCCGCAAAATTGCACCGACTCTGGTTACTGGTGTAACAACTGCAATGGATATTATGCAAAATGAAATTTTTGGTCCTGTTCTACCAATTTTAGAATATGACCAAATCGAAGAAGTCATCGAATTTATTAATAGTCGACCACGTCCTTTGGCGATGTATTATTTTGACTATGATCAGGCACGCGCCGATTATATCTCTCAGCATACTCATTCAGGGCATTTCGGAATTAACATGGTGATTACCCATGTAGCACAAGATGATTTACCTTTTGGCGGTATTGGTGCGTCAGGTATGGGTAAATATCACGGACCGGAGGGCTTTTTTGGGCTTTCGCATGAACGTTCGGTCATGTCAAATCCAAAACTTTATAGCTTGAAATATATTCTTCCACCGTTCAATAAACCGATTCATCGCTTCATTTCGAAAACCTTGTTGCGTTAA
- a CDS encoding TetR/AcrR family transcriptional regulator, whose product MSLPKALKTKDRILQISLQLFNERGERSVTTNHIAAELGISPGNLYYHFRNKHEIIKELMHQYQVETLEMLSLPEDRPLTTNDKINYFQVLSGQLWNYRFIHRDVYHLVESNEDFKKIYPRFAGLVMQQGQRIYQAFVDAGLMKMTPSEIEALIINLWIVLTNWTNFLYMSGHISDNNHLEEKWVWQALRQMVFLEGPYLMGESRATYEQLLESLGPSDLFASLSSLKDE is encoded by the coding sequence ATGTCTCTACCTAAAGCTCTGAAGACAAAAGACCGGATTTTACAAATCAGTTTGCAGCTTTTTAATGAGCGTGGCGAACGGTCTGTCACTACCAATCATATTGCTGCAGAGTTGGGGATTAGTCCTGGAAACTTGTATTATCACTTTCGAAACAAGCATGAAATCATTAAGGAATTAATGCACCAATATCAGGTCGAGACTTTAGAAATGCTCTCTTTACCTGAGGACAGACCATTAACGACCAATGACAAAATTAATTATTTTCAGGTACTCAGTGGTCAGCTATGGAACTATCGTTTTATTCACCGTGATGTTTATCATTTAGTTGAAAGTAACGAAGACTTTAAAAAGATCTATCCCCGCTTTGCAGGGCTGGTCATGCAGCAAGGGCAAAGAATTTATCAGGCCTTTGTTGATGCCGGGCTTATGAAAATGACGCCATCGGAAATTGAAGCGCTCATTATTAACCTCTGGATTGTCTTAACCAACTGGACCAACTTTCTATATATGTCCGGACACATTAGTGACAATAACCACCTTGAAGAAAAATGGGTTTGGCAAGCTTTACGTCAAATGGTTTTTTTAGAAGGCCCTTATTTAATGGGGGAAAGCCGTGCGACTTATGAGCAATTATTGGAGTCGCTTGGACCTTCTGATCTTTTTGCCAGCTTATCGTCCCTAAAAGATGAATAG
- the purU gene encoding formyltetrahydrofolate deformylase codes for MNMTTANTARLLITCEDKPGIVQAVSSFLYHQGANITALDQYATEAQGGRYFMRVEFELDHLQSRKDALIQTFAANVAERYGMQWRLAFVNDIKKVGILVSKVDHALLELLWRHARGSLPCEITHVISNHEDLREAVENFGIPFTVIKVTKDNKAEAYAQIHEMMQGNDLLVLARYMQILSEDFVSKWEMKIINIHHSFLPAFVGANPYKQAYEKGVKLIGATAHYVTADLDQGPIIEQDVERVSHDYNVEQLRELGEDVERNVLARAVKWHLEDRIIVDGNKTVVF; via the coding sequence ATGAATATGACCACTGCCAATACAGCCCGTTTACTGATTACTTGTGAAGACAAGCCTGGGATCGTACAGGCTGTATCGAGCTTTTTGTACCATCAGGGTGCAAACATTACCGCGCTTGATCAGTATGCGACGGAAGCTCAAGGCGGACGTTATTTCATGCGTGTTGAATTTGAACTTGATCATTTACAGTCTCGTAAAGATGCTTTAATTCAGACTTTCGCAGCAAATGTAGCGGAACGTTATGGCATGCAATGGCGTCTTGCTTTTGTTAATGATATTAAAAAGGTTGGTATTTTAGTTTCTAAAGTTGACCATGCTTTGCTTGAGCTATTGTGGCGTCATGCACGTGGTTCTTTACCGTGTGAAATTACCCACGTAATTTCTAACCACGAAGATTTACGTGAAGCGGTTGAAAACTTTGGTATTCCATTTACAGTCATTAAAGTAACCAAAGACAATAAAGCGGAAGCTTATGCTCAAATTCATGAAATGATGCAAGGCAATGACTTATTAGTTCTAGCACGTTACATGCAGATTTTAAGCGAAGATTTTGTTTCTAAATGGGAAATGAAAATTATCAATATTCACCACTCATTCTTACCTGCTTTTGTGGGCGCAAACCCATACAAGCAAGCATATGAAAAAGGTGTAAAGTTGATTGGTGCAACAGCTCACTATGTGACTGCTGACCTAGACCAAGGCCCAATTATTGAGCAAGACGTTGAACGTGTGAGCCATGATTATAATGTTGAGCAGTTACGTGAGCTTGGCGAAGATGTTGAACGTAATGTATTAGCTCGTGCTGTTAAATGGCATTTAGAAGACCGAATTATTGTAGATGGCAATAAGACTGTTGTTTTCTAA
- a CDS encoding energy transducer TonB, with protein MSQSSAALNSPNPMKKKVITALIAVAIGHIGVLWAVSHIKPAELKPIEKKPLQVRFVKIQEQPKPLPPKPKEPPKKPEPKKEVKEVKVVEKPVTPPKKVEKIQQVKKAETPKETVKTEPKVEPKIVTPTTTVTEKVVEKPKPVVQEAPKAQPAPDPSPKRVSIGGSGVQWSRSPRLTVSPKDLQGEARSVVVLIEADEKGKITNVRVTRSSGIPSLDDKVVRAVRTAKFKPYMENGVAYPIKAEQPFDLTP; from the coding sequence ATGAGTCAATCTTCCGCAGCCTTAAACTCTCCCAATCCGATGAAAAAGAAAGTCATCACGGCACTAATTGCGGTTGCAATTGGTCATATCGGGGTCTTATGGGCAGTCAGCCACATTAAGCCTGCTGAACTAAAGCCAATTGAAAAGAAACCTTTACAAGTCCGTTTTGTAAAAATTCAAGAGCAACCAAAACCTTTACCACCAAAACCAAAAGAACCGCCTAAAAAGCCGGAGCCTAAAAAAGAAGTGAAAGAGGTTAAAGTTGTCGAGAAACCTGTAACTCCACCTAAGAAAGTGGAAAAAATTCAGCAGGTCAAAAAGGCTGAAACACCTAAAGAAACAGTAAAAACAGAACCTAAAGTTGAACCAAAAATAGTAACGCCAACGACTACTGTGACTGAAAAAGTCGTTGAAAAGCCAAAGCCAGTGGTTCAAGAAGCACCTAAAGCTCAACCTGCTCCAGATCCATCGCCAAAACGCGTTTCAATTGGCGGTTCAGGTGTACAGTGGAGCCGCTCACCACGTTTGACTGTTTCACCAAAAGATTTACAGGGCGAAGCACGCTCGGTTGTTGTACTTATTGAAGCCGATGAGAAAGGCAAGATTACTAACGTGCGCGTAACCCGTAGCAGCGGTATTCCAAGTCTAGATGACAAAGTAGTCCGTGCTGTACGTACTGCAAAATTTAAACCTTATATGGAAAACGGTGTTGCTTATCCAATTAAAGCAGAGCAACCGTTTGACTTAACCCCTTAA
- a CDS encoding MotA/TolQ/ExbB proton channel family protein, with protein sequence MNFSIYWQHADAVSKTLYFILLAMSIATWTVFILRLMGTRQLKQQAYAQLSQAITSLKAKLQPLSFEQRKAVAEQALLRQISAEKANADKGISVLGTIASIAPFVGLFGTVWGIFHALVAVGKSGQAGLAQVATPVGEALIMTGLGLAVAIPAVLAYNICLRANRGLAHDLQDQAHSLLIDTMLQQDSTVKSDVKTAQQSYVGGQA encoded by the coding sequence ATGAACTTTTCAATCTATTGGCAACATGCAGATGCAGTGAGTAAAACCCTGTATTTCATCTTATTGGCAATGTCGATTGCTACCTGGACAGTTTTCATCTTACGTTTGATGGGGACTCGCCAACTAAAACAACAAGCTTATGCTCAACTCTCTCAGGCTATTACTTCGCTCAAAGCAAAGTTACAACCTTTGAGTTTTGAACAACGTAAAGCAGTTGCAGAGCAAGCATTATTGCGTCAGATTTCTGCTGAGAAAGCCAATGCTGATAAAGGTATTTCAGTTTTAGGAACAATTGCTTCAATTGCACCATTCGTTGGTTTGTTTGGTACAGTATGGGGTATTTTCCACGCGTTAGTTGCCGTTGGTAAGAGCGGACAGGCAGGTTTAGCTCAAGTGGCTACACCAGTAGGTGAAGCACTTATTATGACTGGTCTTGGTCTTGCAGTTGCGATTCCAGCGGTATTGGCTTATAACATCTGTTTACGTGCGAATCGTGGCCTTGCTCATGATTTACAAGATCAAGCACACAGTTTGTTAATCGACACCATGTTGCAGCAAGACTCAACTGTAAAGTCTGATGTTAAAACTGCACAGCAAAGTTATGTTGGAGGTCAAGCTTAA
- a CDS encoding ExbD/TolR family protein produces MAFQLGEDHDSGMNEMNLIPLIDIMLVLMIIFLVTATVANPSIPLTLPKTTAEIIDPPPKAITISINANGEVAWDTQVISLDELQKRFQEAGQGAVKPTVQLRADKESKYDTVAQVMSRASEAGLSDIAFVSEN; encoded by the coding sequence ATGGCTTTTCAATTGGGTGAAGACCACGATAGTGGCATGAATGAGATGAATCTCATTCCGCTAATCGACATTATGTTGGTGTTAATGATCATCTTTTTGGTCACAGCAACAGTTGCCAACCCATCGATTCCATTAACGCTTCCTAAAACAACTGCTGAAATTATTGATCCACCACCAAAAGCAATTACGATTAGTATCAATGCAAATGGTGAAGTGGCTTGGGATACTCAAGTAATTAGCCTTGATGAGCTTCAAAAACGTTTCCAAGAAGCAGGTCAAGGTGCGGTTAAACCGACAGTTCAACTTCGCGCTGATAAAGAGTCGAAGTACGATACTGTTGCTCAGGTAATGTCTCGCGCCAGTGAAGCCGGACTGAGCGATATTGCCTTTGTAAGTGAAAATTAA
- the msrA gene encoding peptide-methionine (S)-S-oxide reductase MsrA: MQQALFGGGCFWCVEAVFLQIRGVEKVTSGYAGGHTTHPTYEQVCQGDTQHAEVVLIDFDEQQVTYSQLLDVFFATHDPTTLNRQGNDIGTQYRSVIYYFNEEQKQAAEHTIQTLKDDDLDIVTELSPAPTFYPAEDYHQNYYEKNPSQGYCNFAIPPKLLKLHSKFQHLMKN; encoded by the coding sequence ATGCAACAGGCATTATTTGGCGGCGGCTGTTTTTGGTGCGTCGAAGCCGTATTTTTACAAATACGTGGTGTAGAAAAAGTAACAAGTGGTTATGCTGGTGGGCATACAACTCACCCAACTTATGAGCAAGTATGTCAAGGTGACACTCAGCATGCTGAAGTGGTCCTTATCGACTTTGATGAACAACAAGTTACATATTCTCAGTTACTTGATGTGTTCTTTGCAACGCATGATCCAACGACTTTAAACCGCCAAGGTAATGATATTGGTACTCAATACCGCTCTGTTATTTACTATTTTAATGAAGAGCAAAAGCAGGCAGCAGAACACACCATTCAGACGTTAAAAGATGACGATCTTGATATTGTGACTGAATTATCTCCTGCTCCTACATTCTATCCAGCAGAAGACTATCATCAAAATTACTATGAAAAGAACCCTTCACAAGGTTACTGCAACTTTGCAATTCCACCTAAGCTATTAAAGTTACATAGTAAATTCCAACATCTCATGAAAAATTAA
- a CDS encoding DUF4105 domain-containing protein, translating into MHNIGTREFIIALLFGALHSLFTLFIVLSSIWVCLALWVQQPFGWLGSRIIIGIWIAFALSMAGLYFNGHIISRRTDVLIYLLAFACSLVWYFSITARQDRDWNPEVANMLSYEKHGDVITLHNVRNFNWHPDGTYDVRWETRTFDLNQLNGINIITSYWMGPQIAHTLVSFEFKNQQPLVFSIEIRKEKTEEFSAIGGFFRKYELSLIASDEKDIVYTRSNIRKEQVYNFPVNMPRSEQKALFLEYLKKADELRAEPKWYNTLTSNCTTLIFDMVQAINPYQLPKDYRLIASGYLPNYLYDLKALDQNISLKQWYQIAHINPRTEHFEQFADQSSEHFSQIVRQGLPKVK; encoded by the coding sequence ATGCACAATATCGGAACACGTGAATTTATTATCGCCCTCCTCTTCGGCGCTTTACATAGTTTATTCACGTTGTTTATTGTGCTTTCCAGCATTTGGGTATGCTTAGCCCTATGGGTCCAACAACCTTTTGGCTGGTTAGGCAGCCGTATTATTATTGGCATATGGATTGCCTTTGCTTTAAGTATGGCGGGTTTATATTTTAATGGGCATATCATTAGCCGTCGTACAGACGTTTTAATCTACCTGTTAGCTTTTGCCTGCTCTTTGGTTTGGTACTTTTCGATTACTGCACGTCAAGACCGTGACTGGAACCCTGAAGTTGCCAATATGCTAAGTTACGAAAAACACGGCGATGTTATTACTTTGCATAATGTCCGTAACTTCAACTGGCATCCTGATGGAACCTATGATGTTCGCTGGGAAACCCGTACTTTTGACCTGAACCAGTTAAATGGCATAAATATTATTACTTCTTACTGGATGGGGCCACAAATTGCCCATACGCTAGTCAGTTTCGAATTTAAAAATCAACAACCTTTAGTTTTTTCGATCGAAATTCGAAAAGAAAAGACCGAAGAGTTTTCAGCAATTGGCGGCTTCTTTAGAAAATATGAACTGAGCTTAATTGCATCTGATGAAAAAGATATTGTCTACACGCGTAGCAATATCCGTAAAGAGCAAGTTTATAATTTCCCAGTCAATATGCCTCGCTCTGAGCAAAAAGCGCTATTTTTAGAATATCTTAAAAAAGCAGATGAACTACGCGCAGAACCAAAGTGGTACAATACCCTCACAAGTAATTGTACAACTTTAATTTTTGATATGGTTCAAGCCATTAACCCATATCAGCTTCCTAAAGATTATCGGTTAATTGCCTCTGGTTACTTACCTAATTATTTATATGATCTTAAAGCACTCGATCAAAATATTAGCTTGAAACAGTGGTACCAAATTGCACACATTAACCCACGTACTGAACATTTTGAACAATTTGCAGACCAAAGCAGTGAGCATTTTTCTCAAATCGTTCGACAGGGTCTACCTAAAGTAAAATGA
- a CDS encoding dihydrofolate reductase, whose amino-acid sequence MAWQNVEVVHVVAMDKNHCIGKGNALPWHISADLKHFKEITQGGVVIMGRKTLESMGRALPNRVNWVITRDINWHFDGVKIAYSIEDALNAALEDAKNTEKQALFIIGGGEIFKQTLSIADRLELTHVDLDVQGDAHYPTIPNEFHKTASEQQVDEKSGTSFEFATYKK is encoded by the coding sequence ATGGCATGGCAAAATGTAGAAGTTGTCCACGTTGTCGCAATGGACAAAAATCACTGTATTGGTAAAGGCAATGCGTTGCCATGGCATATCTCTGCCGACTTAAAACACTTTAAAGAAATCACACAAGGTGGTGTGGTGATCATGGGCCGCAAAACGCTTGAGTCTATGGGCCGTGCTCTACCGAACCGTGTGAACTGGGTGATTACCCGTGACATTAACTGGCATTTTGACGGCGTAAAAATTGCGTATTCAATTGAAGATGCTTTAAATGCTGCTTTAGAAGATGCCAAAAATACCGAAAAGCAAGCTTTGTTCATTATTGGTGGTGGTGAAATCTTTAAGCAAACCTTGTCAATTGCAGACCGTCTTGAGCTCACTCATGTTGACTTAGATGTACAAGGTGATGCACATTATCCAACAATACCGAATGAATTCCATAAAACTGCAAGTGAGCAGCAAGTAGATGAAAAATCAGGAACTTCATTCGAATTTGCCACTTATAAAAAATAA
- the thyA gene encoding thymidylate synthase, translating to MRAYLDLLQHILDNGGDKGDRTGTGTRSVFGHQMRFDLSKGFPLLTTKKVHFRSIVIELLWFLKGDTNVKYLQDNKVTIWDEWATAEQTARFGRPEHELGPVYGHQWRNFGATKNADGTYNQDGFDQIKWLINEIKTNPNSRRLIVSGWNPNEAGQVALPPCHTLFQFFVQDNKLSCQLYQRSADVFLGVPFNIASYALLTHMIAQVCGLDVGDFVWTGGDTHLYANHFEQAKLQLTREPLPLCQLKLNPDVKDIFDFKFEDIEIVGYESHPAIKAPVAV from the coding sequence ATGCGTGCATATTTAGACCTTCTACAACATATCCTTGATAATGGCGGTGACAAAGGCGACCGTACAGGCACAGGAACCCGTTCTGTATTTGGTCATCAAATGCGTTTTGATCTCTCTAAGGGTTTTCCTTTACTCACCACAAAAAAAGTTCACTTTCGTTCTATCGTGATTGAGTTACTTTGGTTCTTAAAAGGCGATACTAACGTTAAGTACTTACAAGACAATAAAGTCACCATTTGGGATGAATGGGCAACAGCAGAACAAACTGCCCGTTTCGGCCGCCCAGAACATGAGCTTGGCCCAGTTTATGGCCATCAATGGCGTAATTTCGGCGCAACTAAAAATGCCGATGGTACTTATAACCAAGATGGTTTTGACCAAATTAAATGGTTAATTAATGAAATTAAAACCAACCCAAATTCACGCCGTTTAATTGTCTCTGGCTGGAACCCAAATGAGGCCGGACAAGTTGCTTTACCGCCTTGCCATACGCTCTTCCAATTCTTCGTACAAGACAACAAGTTGTCATGCCAGCTTTATCAACGTAGTGCTGACGTATTCTTAGGTGTGCCATTTAATATTGCCAGTTATGCCTTACTCACTCATATGATTGCTCAAGTGTGTGGCTTAGATGTTGGTGATTTTGTTTGGACAGGTGGCGATACGCATCTTTATGCCAACCATTTTGAGCAGGCAAAACTACAATTGACGCGTGAGCCATTACCACTTTGCCAATTAAAACTTAATCCGGATGTTAAAGATATTTTCGACTTCAAATTTGAAGATATCGAGATTGTAGGTTACGAGTCACATCCGGCAATTAAAGCACCAGTTGCAGTATAA
- the lgt gene encoding prolipoprotein diacylglyceryl transferase translates to MLTYPNIDPVAIHLGPLQVHWYGLMYLLAFLCAWGLASYRAKQRDGWTSDMVSDLVFYGALGVVLGGRIGYVLFYEFDKFLENPIWLFQVWTGGMSFHGGFLGVMIAMLFWCKKYQKTWFQTLDFIAPCVPTGLMFGRIGNFIGGELYGRAVTDPNYPFGMIFPTDPLHLVRHPSQIYQALCEGLLLFIILWWFSSKPRPRMAVSALFLMGYGVARFVMEFFRQPDADQGFILFGWMTKGQILTVPMLLIGLWMMWYAYQKKIYDWGPQKNS, encoded by the coding sequence ATGCTGACCTATCCTAATATCGATCCGGTCGCAATACATCTAGGACCTCTTCAAGTCCATTGGTATGGACTCATGTATTTATTGGCATTTTTATGTGCTTGGGGGCTTGCTTCCTACCGTGCCAAACAGCGTGATGGCTGGACATCGGACATGGTTTCCGATCTGGTGTTTTACGGTGCCTTAGGTGTTGTACTCGGCGGACGTATCGGCTATGTGCTTTTCTATGAGTTTGATAAATTCCTTGAAAACCCAATCTGGTTATTCCAAGTCTGGACAGGTGGTATGAGCTTCCACGGCGGCTTCTTAGGCGTCATGATCGCAATGCTATTCTGGTGTAAAAAATATCAAAAAACATGGTTCCAGACACTCGACTTTATTGCCCCTTGTGTACCGACAGGCTTAATGTTCGGACGTATTGGTAACTTTATTGGCGGAGAGTTATATGGCCGTGCGGTCACAGATCCAAATTATCCATTCGGAATGATTTTCCCAACCGATCCATTACATTTGGTTCGCCACCCATCACAAATCTATCAAGCACTTTGCGAAGGGCTATTACTCTTTATTATTTTGTGGTGGTTTAGTTCAAAACCACGCCCACGTATGGCTGTATCTGCCCTATTTTTAATGGGTTATGGTGTTGCACGCTTTGTGATGGAATTCTTCCGTCAGCCGGATGCCGACCAAGGTTTCATCTTGTTTGGCTGGATGACGAAAGGACAAATCCTCACCGTTCCAATGCTACTGATAGGCCTTTGGATGATGTGGTATGCCTACCAAAAGAAAATTTATGACTGGGGCCCTCAAAAGAACAGTTAA
- a CDS encoding IS110 family RNA-guided transposase, with the protein MQYLGIDISKNKFDCCIFLNNQKKKTKVFDNNHSGFIKLNEWLQKLEIEILELVAVMEATSIYHENLAYFLYSNNIKVCVANPARVRKFAAGISVLTKTDEVDAEVLVKYGELAPYNIWQPDSDQLRLLKQLILRRDAYTSELNREKNRLDQAYSNNTNSKLIEIIQLDIENINNRIQYLDKLIDETINDDISLKQDLCLLESIPAIGKRTALTLLTLFKGKSFTNAGQAAAFCGLVPLQRQSGSSIRGVSKISRSGSSKIRSKLYMAAVVAIRHNPHIKIVYDRLLRNGKAKMAALCAAMRKLIHIAFGVLKHQKPYNENLIGFAKIPC; encoded by the coding sequence GTGCAATATCTAGGTATAGATATTTCTAAAAATAAATTTGATTGTTGTATTTTTTTGAATAATCAAAAAAAGAAAACTAAAGTATTTGATAATAACCACTCTGGTTTTATTAAATTAAATGAGTGGTTACAAAAGTTAGAAATTGAGATATTAGAGTTAGTTGCAGTTATGGAAGCAACCTCTATTTATCATGAAAATTTAGCTTATTTTCTCTACTCTAATAACATTAAAGTTTGTGTTGCTAATCCCGCGCGAGTACGTAAGTTTGCTGCTGGTATCTCAGTTCTAACTAAAACCGATGAAGTAGATGCAGAAGTTTTGGTTAAATATGGTGAACTCGCTCCGTATAACATTTGGCAGCCTGATTCAGACCAACTTCGTTTATTAAAACAATTAATACTCCGTCGGGACGCTTATACTTCTGAATTAAATAGGGAGAAAAATAGATTAGATCAAGCATATTCAAACAATACGAATTCTAAACTTATTGAGATTATTCAATTAGATATTGAGAATATTAACAATAGGATTCAATATCTTGATAAATTGATAGATGAAACTATTAATGATGATATTTCTTTAAAACAAGATTTATGTTTACTTGAATCTATACCAGCTATTGGAAAACGTACTGCCTTGACATTATTAACTTTATTCAAAGGTAAAAGTTTTACAAATGCTGGTCAAGCTGCTGCATTTTGCGGTCTTGTTCCTCTACAAAGGCAATCTGGCTCTTCAATTCGTGGTGTTTCAAAAATCTCACGTTCGGGCTCTTCTAAAATTAGGTCTAAATTGTATATGGCAGCTGTAGTTGCAATTCGTCATAATCCTCATATTAAAATCGTATATGATCGACTACTAAGAAATGGCAAAGCAAAGATGGCTGCTCTTTGTGCTGCGATGCGAAAATTAATCCATATTGCGTTTGGTGTCCTCAAACACCAAAAGCCTTACAATGAAAATCTTATAGGTTTTGCAAAGATTCCTTGTTGA